The DNA sequence CAATGTGCAGTTTCTGCCTTTGGCGGCACTTGCTCGATTGTACCCAACGAAAGGTTTTAACTTTGGGGCCGATGTGGGCTATGCGGTGGGTATCAACTCAGGCAATGAAGGGGGGCTTTACTACCGACCGACGGTTGCAGTGACGGTATCGGGAACGACTGAACTTGCCCTTTCTTATACAGGTGTCGAACTTGATGGCGGTAGTTGGAATACCGTTACCGCTGGTGTTCTTTTCCTTTTTTGAAAAATCATTTTTTGATGATAAAAAGGCCTTTTAAATTGAAATGGATGAGGGCTTGGCTTCCATTTTTTATAGTGGGTGTTTTTTAGTTCAATGGTTAAGTTTTGTACCTTTGACGGCAACCATTAAAAATCTTAAACATGAAAAAAGCATTTCTTACAGGTTTATTGATCTTCACCATGATTTTCACCACTGTTGGCCAAGAGGGTTTTGCGGCAAAGGCAGGATTCAACAATGTTTCGATAAGCGTTGACACCGATGGCTTTTTCGATGCCAGCGATAGTGAATTGGGCTTTTTTATCGGGGGTGGATACAATTTTGAAGCCAGTGATGAATTTGATATAGAGCCTTCTCTATTGTTCAGTTTTGTTGATGACTTGACATCATTGTACATTCCTATTATGGCAAAGTATAAAATATCTGAGCAGTTCAATATTCAAGCAGGTCCCCAGATCAATTACTTATTGGAAGACCTTCCTGATGGCGAATTCGGTCTGGATCTGGCCTTCGGGGGAGGATTTCAGATCGATAGCAATTGGTTCGTCGAGGCGCGCTATGGTATCCAAATTTCACGAGGAGGTGATTTTGGCGATGTTGTAGATATCAACACACTTACTATAGGTGGCGGATATAGGTTTAACTGATTCTCTACTATCCATAAAAATCATGAAAAGGGAGCGTACGCTCCCTTTTCTGTTTTTGCGATTTTATATTGAACCAACTCACCTGTACATCATTTTTTCCATTTTTTGCAACAAACATTGCAAATGAGTGGCAAGTACCATTACATTTGATGCCAATTAAAAAAGCATAAAACGTATAGTATGAAAAAAGTGATTTTGGTAGTGTTGGGTTTATTTGGCACGGCTGTCATGGTAAATGCCCAAAACGGTAATTCAGGTCAAACTTCAGAAGGTTCATGGTTTCTTGAAGTGAATACCGGTTCTTTCTCAACTGGGAATACCTCATTTTCATTGACCTCGAGTGATGGTAACACATCTTGGTCGGCAGGTATTGACGGGGGTTATTTTGTGACCGAAAACTTAGCCGTTAAAGCGGGCATTGGCTACAACGATCCAGGAGATTTTTCAGATGGTATCTTGGTTTACAAAGTAGGGGGCAAGTATTACTTGAACGGTCAAATTCCATTGGGTATGGATTTTACCGGTCTTTCTTTTGATGGTAATGGGGCCAATTGGATAGGCTTTCAAGGAGGCTATGCCGTTTTCTTAGGTGATATGGTAGCCCTTGAACCTGGTCTTCGCTACAACCTGACTTTAGATGAGGCCGATGCAGATAGCATTTTTCAAGCCTTCGTAGGATTTACAATTTTTTTATGATCGTTTAAAGATAACCGATAAAAAGACGGGGCATGCCCCCGTTTTTTTATGCGTTGAAATTATTGGTACATTTAACACCATGAAAATTATCATCATCAACGGACCCAATCTGAACCTTCTGGGCAAACGTGAACCTGAAGTATATGGTGACACCACCTTTGATGACTATTTCTCGAAACTTCAGTTTAAGTTTAAAGAGGTTCAACTTGAGTATTTTCAATCAAATGTTGAGGGCGAGTTGATCGGCAAGTTGCAAGAAGTAGGTTTTTCATATGATGGTATTGTGTTGAACGCAGCTGCATATACCCATACCTCGGTAGGTATCGGCGATGCGGTCAAGGCTATTGAAGCGCCTGTGGTCGAGGTACATATCTCCAATACCTTTTCACGCGAAGATTTTCGTCATATTTCCTATATTTCGCCAGCTGCCAAGGGCGTAATTCTGGGCTTTGGCCTTCAAAGTTATGATCTGGCCATACAGAGTTTTTTAGAGTAAACCAAGCAGGTATTTCATCGAATAGAGGTCGATCAGACCATCTGTAGGGGCAGTTTTTCCGTATTTTTATGAAAATCCCCTGCTATGAAACCTTATTTTGCCCACTTTGCTATATTGATTTTTTTACTGTTTTCTTGTGATGATTCGAATGGTGACAATACGATGACCGATGATGCCCAAGATGATGGCAACGGTGACATAAGTCTCTCATTTATCAGTGCTTTTTCTAATTTAAGTTTTCAGCGCCCCGTTGATTTTCAAATTGCAAATGATGGTAGTGGCCGTGTGTTTGTTGTCGAACAGGCAGGGACGATCAAGGTGTTTCAAAATGATCCAATGGTCACCGAGGCCGGTACCTTTTTGGATATCAGCAACGAAATAAATACAGATGCCAATGAGCAAGGGCTGTTAGGACTTGCTTTTCATCCTGATTTTGCATCAAATGGCTATTTTTATGTGAACTATACACCATCGGAAACCTTATCGGTGACTTCGCGTTTTCAGGTCTCGTTCGCTGATCAAAATAGTGCCGACCCCAATTCAGAATTGGTGTTGTTGGAAACTCAGCAACCCTTCACCAACCATAATGGCGGACAGCTTGCCTTTGGGCCAGATGGTTATCTTTATATAGCCTCTGGTGATGGCGGTTCTGGAGGAGACCCCCAGAACAATGCCCAAACCCGATCAAATCTGTTAGGGGCCATTCTGCGGATTGATGTGGACAACACTTCTGGAGGATTGGATTACGCAATTCCTACGGATAACCCATTTGTGGGTGAGAATGGCATACGTGGAGAAATCTTTGCCTATGGCCTTCGAAACCCTTGGCGGATGAGTTTTGACAGCCAAACCGGAAGCCTATGGACAGGCGATGTTGGGCAAGGAGATCGCGAAGAAATAAACCTCATCGAATCAGGCGGAAACTACGGATGGAAACTTTTTGAAGGTACTTTCTGCTTTTCTGGTGATTGTGATGACACAGGTTTGATACCGCCGGTTTTTGAGTATGGTCACGATGCTGGCGACAGATCGGTTACCGGAGGTTTTGTTTATCGGGGCAATGCCATACCCTCATTACAGGGCAAATACGTCTATGCCGATTTCATCAGTGGCCGTATATGGTCACTTTCCCTAGATGGAAATGACAATGAACTGTTGTTCAATACCGGATTGAACATAGCTTCCTTCGGGGTTGACGCCCAAAATGAACTGTATTTCTGTGCTTTTGATGGTGCCATTTACACCTTTCAAGAAGATTGATCCAGACCTTTGAGGTACTTCTTATACGCATAGAATGTTCCGAATGGTAAGAGCGAGGCGACCAGAAGCACAAACGCTTTTCTGAACCCCCATTTTCGTTCACGCACAAAAACCATGCAGACAACAACATAGGCGATAAAGAGAAAGCCATGTACATAGCCAACAACCTTGTTGGGTTCGGTGATGTCGGCCCAATACTTAAGTGGCATGGTCAGGGCAAATAACAGCAAGTATGAAACTCCTTCAAGAATGGCAGTTGCCCTAAAAAGCTTTAACAAAATCTCGTGGGTTTATAGGTGAATGACTTCGTCATAGGCATCTGCCACGGCTTCCATGACCGCTTCGCTCATGGTAGGGTGGGGGTGAACAGCTTTCAGCACTTCATGGCCCGTAGTTTCCAATTTACGGGCTACCACTGCTTCTGCGATCATATCGGTGACCCCGGCCCCGATCATATGACAACCTAACCATTCACCATATTTGGCATCGAAGATGACCTTTACAAAACCATCAGAGTTGCCCGCCGCCTTGGCTTTTCCGCTTGCAGAAAACGGAAACTTGCCCACTTTGATATCGTAATTCTGTTCTTTCGCTTGTTTTTCTGTCATGCCCACCGAGGCCACTTCGGGCATACAATAGGTACAGCCGGGAATGTTACCATAATCTAAGGGTTCAACGTGCATGCCAGCGATTTTTTCGACACAAAGAATACCTTCGGCTGAAGCAACATGTGCAAGCGCTTGGCCAGGGGTAACATCTCCAATGGCATAATACCCCGGAATATTGGTCTGATAGTAATCATTCACCAATATCTTATCACGGTCAACGGCAATGCCAACGTCTTCCAATCCTATATTTTCGATGTTCGTTTTGATTCCAACGGCAGAAAGAACGACATCGGCTTCCAATACTTTCTCACCTTTTGGGGTTTTGACAGTGGCTTTTACGCCATCGCCCGAAGTATCAACTTTGGTCACCTCTGATGAGGTCATGATTTTGATGCCCGATTTCTTGAAGCTGCGCTCCAATTGTTTTGAAATATCCTCATCCTCTACCGGAACGATGTTCGGAAGAAACTCTACCACGGTTACTTCGGTGCCCATGGTGTGGTAGAAATAGGCAAATTCAACGCCGATGGCCCCACTACCTACCACGATCATTTTTTTGGGTTGATTTTCCAAGGTCATGGCCTCACGGTAACCGATTACCTTTTTTCCATCTTGCGGAAGGCTGGGCAATTCACGGCTTCTTGCGCCTGTGGCAATGATGATATGATCGGCAGAATATTCGGCAGGTTCGCCATGCTCGCCCTTGACCACGACTTTTTTGCCCGGAAGTAACTTGCCAAAGCCGTTCAACACCTCGATTTTGTTCTTTTTCATTAAAAACTGAACACCTTTGCTCATGCCATCGGCAACATTTCGACTACGTTTGACCACTGCATCAAAATCATGCTCGACTTTTTTGGCACTCAGACCATAATCTTCGGCATGTTTCAAATATTCAAAAACCTGTGCCGATTTGAGCAATGCCTTTGTAGGTATACAGCCCCAGTTCAGACATACGCCCCCAAGACTTTCTTTCTCAACAATGGCTGTCTTAAGGCCCAATTGCGAAGCACGTATGGCGGTAACATAACCTCCGGGACCACTTCCCAAAACAATGACATCAAATTTACTCATGGTGTTCGATTTAAGTTGCTACAATGGAAACCTGCCCTTTGTCAGGCAGGTGCAAAAGTACGGAATTCAGATGCCAAATACCAAGTGCGAAACGCGAAGTATGTATGAATTTAGAATGATGAATGCAGAATTATGAACTATAAAAACCTTGAACCCTGAACCTCGAATTTGAAAACTTAGGAAGATGTTTTTCCGAAAAGATTTTTGTTGAAGGCTTCTGATTGACCCTTTGGTATGGATAATGAGGTCCACGCGCTACCTTTTATCATTTTACCCAGCATAACAATTTGTCCGACATGGCTTGCATAGTGTGCCAACTGGCGATTGAAAGCTTGAACGATCGAGTGCTTTTTGCCCCGTATTTTGATGTTCGCATCAAAATTTGATTCGTTGACGGCCTCAATTGCTTGAAAAAGGCATTGCCAGCCTTTCTCCCAAACAAGCATCAGTTCTTCTTTGGTATTGGGAGGGTCTTCAAATTCTGTATCTCGATGGCGCCAAGGTTTTTCGCCATCTTCGGTCAAGAAGTTCGTCCATCGGCTGAGCATGTTGCCTGCCAAATGTTTTGCAATAATCGCTATACTATTGTCATTTTCGCTGGGTCGCCAGTGCAACTCTTGTGGCGAAAGTTGTTTGAATGTCTTCTCGCCCATTGTTTTATAGCGCTCGAACTCAAATCTTACATTTTCAAGATAGTGGCGTGAAAGGCTCATGTGTTCTCTTTTGGGTCAAATTCAATGCTCACTGAATTGATACAGTAACGTTGCCCTGTTGTCTGCTGTGGGCCGTCATCAAAAACATGCCCTAAGTGGCTACCACAGTTGGCGCAGACGGTTTCAGTACGGATCATGCCATGTGAAGTATCTCGAATGTACTCGATTGCCCCCTCGATTGCTTGGTCAAAAGAAGGCCAGCCACAACCACTTTCAAATTTGTGTTCGCTTTCAAAAAGTTTGGCATTACAGGCTTTGCAATGATAATCACCATTCTCAAAATGTAGATTATATTCGCCGGTATGGGGGTATTCGGTCCCTTTTTGCCGCAACACCCTATATTCTTCTGGTGAGAGCTCTTTTCTCCATTCAGCTTCCGTCTTGTTGACGGCATATTTGTTTTTCATTTTCAGGTCAGTATTGTTTTAGGCATTGCCATATTGATTAGTCACTATCCGGTACAAAATCCAAGGCAGCTCCATTGATACAGTGTCGTTTGCCCGTGGGTGCCGGGCCATCATCAAATACGTGTCCTAGATGACCGCCGCAGGTAGCGCAGTGCTCTTCGGTACGGGCATAACCAATTTTATAATCCACATCGTAGGCGACATTGCCTTCAATTTCCTTATAAAAACTGGGCCATCCGGTGCCAGAATCGAATTTGGTTTCGCTTTTGAACAGGGGAGTGCTGCATCCTGCACATACATAGGTGCCTTTTTCTTTGTTATCCAATAAATCACTGGTGAAAGGGTTTTCCGTGGCTGCCCTACGAAGTATATAATACTCCATATCGGTCAGTTCGGTACGCCACTCGGCATCGGTCTTGTTAATGGCAAATGTTTTATTTTCGGCATCGGTCTCTTTTTCTTCTTGGGAAGTTCCCTTGCATCCCGAGAAAACAAGAAGAGCGACTAAAGCAATCTTTTTCAGCATTTCAATATATTTTTCCGTTTAGACGAGAAGAACACAAAATACTTTCGCACCTACCATCATAAAAATCGGTAAAAAAGAAACCCGAAACCAAAGTTGTTTCGGGTTTCTTTTAAGTGATTTGAATACCTAATCCAACTCTATTTGTTGAATCTCATTCGACGAGATTTCCATTCTTCCCATAACCGACTCAAGATTTGAAAGGTCTAACGAAGGGTCAGAAGCAAACTCGGCCGGTACGACCGCGATTCTGAACACCTGATTATCGGTATCGCCCGGTAGCAGGGTAGTAAGGTCAAAATCGGCCTCTAAGAAAATGTTCACGTCCAAAAAGGTATGATCGTAATTGTATTGCAGCAAACCTTGGTCCAATATTCGGGTTTGGGGCAACAAACGCCAAATATCGACTAGTTCGCCATTACTATCTTCGGTCTGGTCAAAAAGCAGATACACCAAAACCACATCTGCTTCAAAGACTTCTACATTTTGGGGAAACTCATATAATATGCTGTAATTGTTTTCGGCCGAAAAAGTACCTTGAATTTCGAGTACTTGGCCAAGAATATTGACACCATCTTGACCGTCAATGCCATCGCGCCCGTCAAAGCCTGGAGGGCCTTGCGGACCTTCACACGAGATTACCAATAAGGCCAAGATGATACCGAAAATAGTTTTTATCGAACTCATAACTTTTGATTTTGATTTGACATGGTTTTACTATAATTTATATTGATAAATCAAAAAGCGTTCCAAAAAAAATATGGGTGTTGAATTATGATCGGTATGTAGGTTTGTGCTATATTCATATTTTTAGGAAAACCATCCAAAATCTATGGAAAGAAAACAAGAAAGGGTAGTTATCGAAAATGTTTCGCCCCAATTGCAATGTGGCGAATTTTTTATCAAAAGGGTCGTCGGTGAATCCGTGACCGTATATGCCGATATCGTACCCGATGGGCACGATGTGGTACAGGCCGAAATTCTGTTTAAGCATGAAAAGGATAAAAAATGGTCAACGGTTCGCATGCAGCACCAAGGACAAGATGTGTATTTCGAGACCTTTACCGTCGACAAACAGGGGCTATATGACTATTGCGTTCGCGGATGGATCGATTACGCCTTGAACTGGCAACACGGTGTCGACGCCAAATTAAAAGATGGGCAACATATCAAGAGTGAATTACTGGATGGCGTTCAATACCTAAAATTTCTTAAGGGGAACGTTACGGCAAAACAAAAAGAGATCATAATGGGCTGGCTATCGCTTTTTGAAGATGAAAGTCGCTATGAAGAAGCTATCTCGGTGGCCAATTCTGAAGAGCTGCATCATCTTTTTTCGCAATATCCCCAACGTATTTTGGCCAATGAGAGCAAAAAGCTTCAAGTGTATGTAGACAGGAAAAAAGCAAACTTCAGTACCTGGTATGAGTTTTTTCCACGTTCATCTTCCTCCGAACCCAATAAACATGGCACCTTTAAAGATTGTGAGCGATTGTTGCCACGTATTGCCAAAATGGGGTTTGACACACTTTATTTTCCGCCGATCCATCCGATCGGTGAGAAAAATCGAAAAGGCAAGAACAATACCGTAAATGCCCATGAGGGTGATTCTGGGGTGCCTTGGGCAATCGGTTCACGGCATGGGGGGCACAAATCGGTACATCCTGAGTTGGGTACCGAGAAAGATTTTGTCGATTTGGTGAAGAAAGCCAAAAAAATGAATATTGAAGTCGCCTTGGATATTGCTTTTCAGGCGGCTCCTGACCATCCATACATCCAAGAACACCCTGAATGGTTCAGAAAGCGCCCCGATGGCACGATACAATATGCTGAAAATCCCCCGAAGAAATATCAAGATATCGTCAATTTTTATTACGAAACGACTGCTTATAAGGCTTTGTGGGATGAATTGTTAGATATCGTACAGTATT is a window from the Muricauda sp. SCSIO 65647 genome containing:
- a CDS encoding collagen-like protein, encoding MSSIKTIFGIILALLVISCEGPQGPPGFDGRDGIDGQDGVNILGQVLEIQGTFSAENNYSILYEFPQNVEVFEADVVLVYLLFDQTEDSNGELVDIWRLLPQTRILDQGLLQYNYDHTFLDVNIFLEADFDLTTLLPGDTDNQVFRIAVVPAEFASDPSLDLSNLESVMGRMEISSNEIQQIELD
- a CDS encoding DUF3817 domain-containing protein, producing the protein MLKLFRATAILEGVSYLLLFALTMPLKYWADITEPNKVVGYVHGFLFIAYVVVCMVFVRERKWGFRKAFVLLVASLLPFGTFYAYKKYLKGLDQSS
- the aroQ gene encoding type II 3-dehydroquinate dehydratase is translated as MKIIIINGPNLNLLGKREPEVYGDTTFDDYFSKLQFKFKEVQLEYFQSNVEGELIGKLQEVGFSYDGIVLNAAAYTHTSVGIGDAVKAIEAPVVEVHISNTFSREDFRHISYISPAAKGVILGFGLQSYDLAIQSFLE
- the lpdA gene encoding dihydrolipoyl dehydrogenase is translated as MSKFDVIVLGSGPGGYVTAIRASQLGLKTAIVEKESLGGVCLNWGCIPTKALLKSAQVFEYLKHAEDYGLSAKKVEHDFDAVVKRSRNVADGMSKGVQFLMKKNKIEVLNGFGKLLPGKKVVVKGEHGEPAEYSADHIIIATGARSRELPSLPQDGKKVIGYREAMTLENQPKKMIVVGSGAIGVEFAYFYHTMGTEVTVVEFLPNIVPVEDEDISKQLERSFKKSGIKIMTSSEVTKVDTSGDGVKATVKTPKGEKVLEADVVLSAVGIKTNIENIGLEDVGIAVDRDKILVNDYYQTNIPGYYAIGDVTPGQALAHVASAEGILCVEKIAGMHVEPLDYGNIPGCTYCMPEVASVGMTEKQAKEQNYDIKVGKFPFSASGKAKAAGNSDGFVKVIFDAKYGEWLGCHMIGAGVTDMIAEAVVARKLETTGHEVLKAVHPHPTMSEAVMEAVADAYDEVIHL
- the msrB gene encoding peptide-methionine (R)-S-oxide reductase MsrB, encoding MKNKYAVNKTEAEWRKELSPEEYRVLRQKGTEYPHTGEYNLHFENGDYHCKACNAKLFESEHKFESGCGWPSFDQAIEGAIEYIRDTSHGMIRTETVCANCGSHLGHVFDDGPQQTTGQRYCINSVSIEFDPKENT
- a CDS encoding DUF1572 family protein, with protein sequence MSLSRHYLENVRFEFERYKTMGEKTFKQLSPQELHWRPSENDNSIAIIAKHLAGNMLSRWTNFLTEDGEKPWRHRDTEFEDPPNTKEELMLVWEKGWQCLFQAIEAVNESNFDANIKIRGKKHSIVQAFNRQLAHYASHVGQIVMLGKMIKGSAWTSLSIPKGQSEAFNKNLFGKTSS
- a CDS encoding outer membrane beta-barrel protein, with protein sequence MKKAFLTGLLIFTMIFTTVGQEGFAAKAGFNNVSISVDTDGFFDASDSELGFFIGGGYNFEASDEFDIEPSLLFSFVDDLTSLYIPIMAKYKISEQFNIQAGPQINYLLEDLPDGEFGLDLAFGGGFQIDSNWFVEARYGIQISRGGDFGDVVDINTLTIGGGYRFN
- a CDS encoding alpha-1,4-glucan--maltose-1-phosphate maltosyltransferase, giving the protein MERKQERVVIENVSPQLQCGEFFIKRVVGESVTVYADIVPDGHDVVQAEILFKHEKDKKWSTVRMQHQGQDVYFETFTVDKQGLYDYCVRGWIDYALNWQHGVDAKLKDGQHIKSELLDGVQYLKFLKGNVTAKQKEIIMGWLSLFEDESRYEEAISVANSEELHHLFSQYPQRILANESKKLQVYVDRKKANFSTWYEFFPRSSSSEPNKHGTFKDCERLLPRIAKMGFDTLYFPPIHPIGEKNRKGKNNTVNAHEGDSGVPWAIGSRHGGHKSVHPELGTEKDFVDLVKKAKKMNIEVALDIAFQAAPDHPYIQEHPEWFRKRPDGTIQYAENPPKKYQDIVNFYYETTAYKALWDELLDIVQYWVDRGVSIFRVDNPHTKPYYFWHWLIAQIKKNHPDVLFLAEAFSRPKVMQQLAKQGFSQSYTYFTWRVSKHELIEYVVELTQTEMKEYYRSNFWPNTPDINPYHLQGANEAMHLIRYALAATLSGNIGIYGPVFEYMVTEPLPNKEEYKDCEKYEVRHWDWSIENKVTHLISRINQIRKDHESLQQTNNIRFCHIENDYLIAFYKWNDAKTDETLMVINLDSHNTQQGHLQLPLHELGINIGQGVQLKDMITSNEYTWYDEWNFVELHTDVPFHIFQINR
- a CDS encoding PQQ-dependent sugar dehydrogenase, whose translation is MKPYFAHFAILIFLLFSCDDSNGDNTMTDDAQDDGNGDISLSFISAFSNLSFQRPVDFQIANDGSGRVFVVEQAGTIKVFQNDPMVTEAGTFLDISNEINTDANEQGLLGLAFHPDFASNGYFYVNYTPSETLSVTSRFQVSFADQNSADPNSELVLLETQQPFTNHNGGQLAFGPDGYLYIASGDGGSGGDPQNNAQTRSNLLGAILRIDVDNTSGGLDYAIPTDNPFVGENGIRGEIFAYGLRNPWRMSFDSQTGSLWTGDVGQGDREEINLIESGGNYGWKLFEGTFCFSGDCDDTGLIPPVFEYGHDAGDRSVTGGFVYRGNAIPSLQGKYVYADFISGRIWSLSLDGNDNELLFNTGLNIASFGVDAQNELYFCAFDGAIYTFQED
- the msrB gene encoding peptide-methionine (R)-S-oxide reductase MsrB, translating into MLKKIALVALLVFSGCKGTSQEEKETDAENKTFAINKTDAEWRTELTDMEYYILRRAATENPFTSDLLDNKEKGTYVCAGCSTPLFKSETKFDSGTGWPSFYKEIEGNVAYDVDYKIGYARTEEHCATCGGHLGHVFDDGPAPTGKRHCINGAALDFVPDSD